The proteins below come from a single Octopus sinensis linkage group LG10, ASM634580v1, whole genome shotgun sequence genomic window:
- the LOC118765122 gene encoding uncharacterized protein LOC118765122 isoform X2, translating to MNIGVILLFYLLGFLRCEAYNPHDRSKDSGKTVEETAKKTSGLLTTILTSLVSNKAQPKIDPDTHYLRIIEGNMNNFFPGKLKPTRNNWFQILPTPVVTNDVSLKTVVGCVIASLGERLIKQIESEAHHHGRQKARLQWAKQRLSEFIQFLQRAICTFELVDKNKNSYINHSEYTTFMTVIQDYLLAGKYLYKLAVSAYRQVADDFQDRESQFSLSCNQNNKHHNCSSDVIGILKQLQCFSNCRETNNCRNKITKLRKMLRRAKHMIINSTFRLKHE from the coding sequence ATGAATATTGGAGTAATACTTCTGTTCTACCTGCTTGGTTTTCTCAGGTGTGAGGCATATAACCCTCATGATCGTTCTAAAGATTCTGGAAAAACCGTGGAAGAAACTGCAAAGAAAACATCAGGTCTGTTGACCACAATACTCACGTCTCTTGTCTCAAACAAAGCACAACCAAAAATCGACCCTGACACCCATTACTTGAGAATAATTGAAGGAAATATGAATAATTTCTTTCCTGGGAAATTAAAACCTACTCGCAATAACTGGTTTCAAATCCTACCTACACCAGTAGTCACCAATGACGTTTCTTTGAAAACTGTTGTTGGTTGTGTGATTGCTTCTCTTGGAGAACGTTTGATTAAACAGATTGAAAGTGAGGCCCATCATCATGGTCGACAAAAAGCTCGCTTGCAGTGGGCCAAACAGCGTCTTTCTGAATTCATTCAGTTTCTTCAAAGAGCAATATGTACATTCGAGttagttgataaaaataaaaattcctacATCAACCATAGTGAATACACAACTTTTATGACTGTCATTCAGGACTATCTCCTTGCAGGGAAATATTTATACAAGCTTGCTGTTTCTGCATACCGACAAGTGGCTGATGACTTTCAAGATCGTGAATCACAGTTTTCTCTCTCTTGCAACCAAAATAACAAACACCATAACTGTTCTTCTGATGTTATTGGTATTCTTAAACAACTCCAGTGCTTTTCAAATTGCCGTGAAACAAATAACTGTCGGAATAAAATCACAAAACTGCGAAAAATGTTGCGCCGAGCAAAACACATGATCATCAACTCAACATTTAGATTAAAACATGAATAA
- the LOC118765122 gene encoding uncharacterized protein LOC118765122 isoform X1, with translation MHAPDKRTYYSDKLKAGHMQKVAKTTLRINMNIGVILLFYLLGFLRCEAYNPHDRSKDSGKTVEETAKKTSGLLTTILTSLVSNKAQPKIDPDTHYLRIIEGNMNNFFPGKLKPTRNNWFQILPTPVVTNDVSLKTVVGCVIASLGERLIKQIESEAHHHGRQKARLQWAKQRLSEFIQFLQRAICTFELVDKNKNSYINHSEYTTFMTVIQDYLLAGKYLYKLAVSAYRQVADDFQDRESQFSLSCNQNNKHHNCSSDVIGILKQLQCFSNCRETNNCRNKITKLRKMLRRAKHMIINSTFRLKHE, from the coding sequence aatcaATATGAATATTGGAGTAATACTTCTGTTCTACCTGCTTGGTTTTCTCAGGTGTGAGGCATATAACCCTCATGATCGTTCTAAAGATTCTGGAAAAACCGTGGAAGAAACTGCAAAGAAAACATCAGGTCTGTTGACCACAATACTCACGTCTCTTGTCTCAAACAAAGCACAACCAAAAATCGACCCTGACACCCATTACTTGAGAATAATTGAAGGAAATATGAATAATTTCTTTCCTGGGAAATTAAAACCTACTCGCAATAACTGGTTTCAAATCCTACCTACACCAGTAGTCACCAATGACGTTTCTTTGAAAACTGTTGTTGGTTGTGTGATTGCTTCTCTTGGAGAACGTTTGATTAAACAGATTGAAAGTGAGGCCCATCATCATGGTCGACAAAAAGCTCGCTTGCAGTGGGCCAAACAGCGTCTTTCTGAATTCATTCAGTTTCTTCAAAGAGCAATATGTACATTCGAGttagttgataaaaataaaaattcctacATCAACCATAGTGAATACACAACTTTTATGACTGTCATTCAGGACTATCTCCTTGCAGGGAAATATTTATACAAGCTTGCTGTTTCTGCATACCGACAAGTGGCTGATGACTTTCAAGATCGTGAATCACAGTTTTCTCTCTCTTGCAACCAAAATAACAAACACCATAACTGTTCTTCTGATGTTATTGGTATTCTTAAACAACTCCAGTGCTTTTCAAATTGCCGTGAAACAAATAACTGTCGGAATAAAATCACAAAACTGCGAAAAATGTTGCGCCGAGCAAAACACATGATCATCAACTCAACATTTAGATTAAAACATGAATAA